The genome window GGAAATCAATCCGGCACGATCTCAGTACCGATGCCCGACCGGGTGAACATTTCCAGCAGCACGCAGTTCTCCACGCGGCCGTCGATGATGTGGGCCTTTTCCACGTGCTCCAGCGCCTCCAGGCAGCAGCGGATCTTGGGGATCATGCCGCCCTGGGCCGTGCCGTCCTCGATGACGCCGAAGGCCTCGGTGCGGGTCATTGAGGTGATCAGCTCGCCTTCCTTGTCCAGCAGCCCGGCCACGTCCGTGAGCAGGTGCAGCCGCTTGGCCTTCAGGGCCGCGGCAACGGCTCCGGCCACGGAGTCGGCGTTGATGTTGTAGGTGTTGCCCTCGTCGTCCACGCCCACGGGCGCGATGACCGGGATGAAGCCGGCCTGCTCGATGGAGCGGATCACGTCCACGTTGACTTCGGCCACTTCGCCCACTTTGCCCAGGTCGATGATCTCGGGCGCGGTGTCTTCCTTCTGGATGGCCAGTTCCTTGCGTTCGGCCTTGATGAGCATGCCGTCCTTGCCCGAAAGCCCCACGGCGCGGCCGCCGTGCAGGTTGATGAGGTTGACGATCTGCTTGTTGACCTTGCCCACCAGCACCATTTCCACCACGTCCATGGTGGCGTCGTCCGTGACCCGGTAGCCCTGGCGGAACTGGGTGGGGATCTTGAGCGCCTCCAGCATCTGGCCGATCTGCGGGCCGCCGCCGTGCACCACCACCGGGTTCACGCCGATGTACTTGAGCAGGATGACGTTGAGGGCGAAGGCCTTCTTGAGATTCTCGTCGATCATGGCATTGCCGCCGTACTTGATGACCACGGTCTTGCCGAAGAATTCGCTGATGAAGGGCAGGGTCTCGATAATCCCTTTGGCCTGCATCTGGTAGCGCTTCATGTCGCGCTCGGAAATGGGCTGCTTTTTCATGTTGTTCGGTGCACTCCGGTTGATTTGAATCTGCCCGATACTTGCCCAAGGCGCGGCCCCTGTCAATGCGCAAGCATATCGAAGGTTTTGCGGATGACAAGGCGGGCGGCTTCCGATACCGTTCAGGCTGGAACACCCGCAACCGGCACCTGATCGAGGAACCATTATGACGCCGTATCGCTTTGACCGCATGGAACTGGCCGGGTCCCTGGGGGACCTGGGAACGCTGCTGCCCCTGGCCATCGGCATGGTCATGGTCAACGGGCTCGACCCCGTGGGCCTGTTCGTCAGCGTGGGGCTGCTCTATCTCCTGGGCGGCCTCTATTACCACGTGCCCATCGCCGTGCAGCCCATGAAGGTGGTGGCCGCCTATTCCATTGCCACGGCAGCCACCCAGGCGCAGATCACGGCCTCGGGCCTGCTTCTGGCCGCCATGCTCCTATTTCTGGGCGTCACCGGGCTGGTCAACGCGGTTTCCCGGCGCATTCCCAAGGCCGTGGTTCGCGGGGTGCAGCTTTCCACGGGCGCGCTGCTCATGGGCAAGGGAGCGGGATTCATAGCCGGGACTTCCGGGTTCCAGGTGGAGGCGGGGCTGGCCGAGCCCTATCTGTCCATCCAGTCCCTCGGCCCCGTCCCCGTGGGCGTGCTCATCGGCATGGTGCTGAGCGCCGCCGCGCTTTTGCTGCTGGACAACAAGCGGTTCCCGGCAGCCCTGGTGGTGGTCGTGGCTGGCGCGGTCTCCGGT of Salidesulfovibrio onnuriiensis contains these proteins:
- the argB gene encoding acetylglutamate kinase, translated to MKKQPISERDMKRYQMQAKGIIETLPFISEFFGKTVVIKYGGNAMIDENLKKAFALNVILLKYIGVNPVVVHGGGPQIGQMLEALKIPTQFRQGYRVTDDATMDVVEMVLVGKVNKQIVNLINLHGGRAVGLSGKDGMLIKAERKELAIQKEDTAPEIIDLGKVGEVAEVNVDVIRSIEQAGFIPVIAPVGVDDEGNTYNINADSVAGAVAAALKAKRLHLLTDVAGLLDKEGELITSMTRTEAFGVIEDGTAQGGMIPKIRCCLEALEHVEKAHIIDGRVENCVLLEMFTRSGIGTEIVPD